From one Agathobaculum sp. NTUH-O15-33 genomic stretch:
- a CDS encoding sugar phosphate isomerase/epimerase family protein — translation MQKACRLSVLPVSLFEKMASGEITLREWLDEAKKMGLDAADISMMLLREHTPTYLGRVKQTIAEAGIPIAMASTYPDFTHPDAMQRERELEYLQGDIAVCSALQISYLRVLAGQAHPDTRRDEGVRWAVEMLRRAAVTAQKFGVTLVYEDHYKPGAWDYVDFSFPTDVFLEIYQSLKGSGVRVNFDTGNITAYGGDPLEVLEQVYDDVATIHISDMAQKGMFQPVVIGTGATPNGQVLTFLKKKDFNGLICIEEASGTGYDGIRKAVAYVRKAWETA, via the coding sequence ATGCAAAAAGCTTGCAGGCTGAGCGTGCTGCCGGTATCGCTGTTTGAAAAAATGGCAAGCGGAGAGATCACGCTGCGGGAGTGGCTGGATGAAGCAAAAAAAATGGGACTGGACGCGGCGGATATTAGCATGATGCTGCTGCGCGAGCACACGCCGACCTACCTCGGCCGCGTCAAACAAACGATCGCGGAGGCGGGCATACCGATCGCCATGGCATCCACCTATCCGGATTTTACGCATCCGGATGCAATGCAGCGCGAGCGGGAGCTGGAATATTTGCAAGGGGATATCGCTGTTTGCTCCGCGCTTCAAATTTCGTATCTACGCGTGCTGGCTGGGCAGGCGCATCCGGATACCCGACGCGACGAGGGCGTGCGCTGGGCGGTGGAAATGCTGCGGCGCGCGGCGGTCACCGCGCAAAAATTCGGCGTAACGCTGGTATATGAGGACCACTATAAACCGGGCGCGTGGGATTATGTGGATTTCAGCTTTCCCACCGATGTGTTTCTGGAAATCTACCAAAGTCTTAAAGGAAGCGGTGTGCGCGTCAACTTCGATACCGGCAATATCACAGCGTACGGAGGCGATCCGCTGGAGGTGCTGGAGCAGGTATATGACGACGTTGCAACGATCCACATTTCGGATATGGCGCAAAAGGGAATGTTTCAGCCGGTCGTGATCGGTACCGGCGCAACGCCCAACGGGCAGGTTTTAACATTTTTAAAGAAAAAGGACTTCAACGGCCTGATCTGTATCGAAGAGGCGAGCGGAACCGGTTATGACGGCATTCGCAAGGCGGTCGCCTATGTAAGAAAGGCGTGGGAAACAGCATGA